In the Hordeum vulgare subsp. vulgare chromosome 7H, MorexV3_pseudomolecules_assembly, whole genome shotgun sequence genome, one interval contains:
- the LOC123410274 gene encoding 3'(2'),5'-bisphosphate nucleotidase-like isoform X1, whose protein sequence is MSRPAGNPPYAVELGAAKKAVSLAARLCQTVQQEIVQSDIQSKADKTPVTVADYGSQVLVSLVLNMEVTSGSFSMVAEEDSEDLRKDGADEILERITDLVNKTLAEDGSYNILLSKEAILSALDTGKSEGGPSGRHWVLDPIDGTKGFVRGGQYAIALALLDEGKVVLGVLGCPNLPLTSISNLSDSSSRDKTGALFSAAIGCGAEEQSLDGSPPQKISVCTIDNPVNASFFESYEGAHTMRDFTGSVAEKLGVQAPPIRIDSQAKYGAVARGDGAIYWRFPDEGYRETIWDHAAGSIVVTEAGGVVKDASGNDLDFSKGRFLDRDTGIIATNKQLMPSVLKSVQEAIKEKKQASSPL, encoded by the exons ATGTCGCGGCCCGCCGGCAATCCCCCGTACGCCGTCGAGCTCGGCGCTGCGAAGAAGGCCGTCTCCCTCGCCGCCCGCCTATGCCAG ACGGTGCAGCAGGAAATCGTGCAGTCAGACATTCAATCTAAGGCGGATAAGACTCCTGTCACCGTAGCTGATTATG GATCTCAGGTATTGGTGAGTCTTGTGTTAAATATGGAAGTAACCTCTGGTTCCTTTTCTATGGTGGCCGAGGAG GACTCAGAAGACTTGAGAAAGGATGGCGCTGACGAAATTCTGGAGCGCATTACTGATCTCGTAAACAAAACTCTCGCTGAGGATGGTTCATACAACATTTTATTATCTAAGGAAGCTATCCTCTCTGCACTTGATACCGGGAAGTCCGAGGGTGGTCCATCTGGCCGACATTGGGTTCTAGATCCAATTGATGGGACTAAAGG ATTCGTGAGAGGAGGCCAATATGCCATTGCACTGGCACTGCTTGATGAGGGCAAAGTTGTCTTAGGTGTGTTGGGATGTCCAAATCTTCCTTTGACATCAATAAGTAACCTCAGTGATAGCTCATCAAGAGATAAAACCGGGGCCCTCTTTTCAGCTGCAATCGGTTGTGGTGCTGAAGAGCAGTCTTTGGATGGCTCTCCACCACAAAAG ATTAGTGTTTGTACCATCGACAATCCAGTCAATGCCTCATTCTTTGAATCCTATGAAGGAGCACACACGATGCGTGATTTTACTGGATCTGTAGCGGAG AAACTTGGTGTCCAAGCTCCTCCAATCAGAATAGATAGCCAAGCAAAATATGGTGCTGTGGCCCGTGGAGATGGTGCCATTTACTGGCGTTTCCCAGACGAGGGTTACAGGGAAACAATATGGGATCATGCAGCTGGCTCAATTGTTGTCACGG AAGCTGGAGGTGTAGTTAAAGATGCCTCAGGAAACGATCTCGATTTCTCGAAAGGAAGATTTCTTGATCGTGACACAGGCATCATTGCTACAAATAAACAGTTGATGCCATCAGTCCTGAAGTCTGTCCAGGAGGCAATCAAGGAGAAAAAACAGGCCTCTTCTCCATTGTAG
- the LOC123410274 gene encoding 3'(2'),5'-bisphosphate nucleotidase-like isoform X2, giving the protein MSRPAGNPPYAVELGAAKKAVSLAARLCQTVQQEIVQSDIQSKADKTPVTVADYGSQVLVSLVLNMEVTSGSFSMVAEEDSEDLRKDGADEILERITDLVNKTLAEDGSYNILLSKEAILSALDTGKSEGGPSGRHWVLDPIDGTKGFVRGGQYAIALALLDEGKVVLAAIGCGAEEQSLDGSPPQKISVCTIDNPVNASFFESYEGAHTMRDFTGSVAEKLGVQAPPIRIDSQAKYGAVARGDGAIYWRFPDEGYRETIWDHAAGSIVVTEAGGVVKDASGNDLDFSKGRFLDRDTGIIATNKQLMPSVLKSVQEAIKEKKQASSPL; this is encoded by the exons ATGTCGCGGCCCGCCGGCAATCCCCCGTACGCCGTCGAGCTCGGCGCTGCGAAGAAGGCCGTCTCCCTCGCCGCCCGCCTATGCCAG ACGGTGCAGCAGGAAATCGTGCAGTCAGACATTCAATCTAAGGCGGATAAGACTCCTGTCACCGTAGCTGATTATG GATCTCAGGTATTGGTGAGTCTTGTGTTAAATATGGAAGTAACCTCTGGTTCCTTTTCTATGGTGGCCGAGGAG GACTCAGAAGACTTGAGAAAGGATGGCGCTGACGAAATTCTGGAGCGCATTACTGATCTCGTAAACAAAACTCTCGCTGAGGATGGTTCATACAACATTTTATTATCTAAGGAAGCTATCCTCTCTGCACTTGATACCGGGAAGTCCGAGGGTGGTCCATCTGGCCGACATTGGGTTCTAGATCCAATTGATGGGACTAAAGG ATTCGTGAGAGGAGGCCAATATGCCATTGCACTGGCACTGCTTGATGAGGGCAAAGTTGTCTTAG CTGCAATCGGTTGTGGTGCTGAAGAGCAGTCTTTGGATGGCTCTCCACCACAAAAG ATTAGTGTTTGTACCATCGACAATCCAGTCAATGCCTCATTCTTTGAATCCTATGAAGGAGCACACACGATGCGTGATTTTACTGGATCTGTAGCGGAG AAACTTGGTGTCCAAGCTCCTCCAATCAGAATAGATAGCCAAGCAAAATATGGTGCTGTGGCCCGTGGAGATGGTGCCATTTACTGGCGTTTCCCAGACGAGGGTTACAGGGAAACAATATGGGATCATGCAGCTGGCTCAATTGTTGTCACGG AAGCTGGAGGTGTAGTTAAAGATGCCTCAGGAAACGATCTCGATTTCTCGAAAGGAAGATTTCTTGATCGTGACACAGGCATCATTGCTACAAATAAACAGTTGATGCCATCAGTCCTGAAGTCTGTCCAGGAGGCAATCAAGGAGAAAAAACAGGCCTCTTCTCCATTGTAG